The genomic segment AGGATGAAGCCGGCCTTGAGCTCGAACTGGAAGAGCAGGTTCGTGTCCTCGTAGGCGAAGCAGAAGTCGGGGTTGCAGAAGACCTCCTCGTCGTCCTCGATGAAGGAGTTGTAGAAACGGCCTTCGAAGCGCACGCCGGTGTGGTCGTTGAACAACAGCTTGACGCCGCCGCCGAAGCTGATCGAGAACCGCGTCTCGTCCTCCCCGCCCTCGAGATTCAGGTTCACCGCCCCCAGGGAGCCGACGACGAAGGGCCGGATCTCCTCGGTCGGCAGCCACTGCCACAGGAAGCCGACGTGGAAGTATTCGATGTC from the bacterium genome contains:
- a CDS encoding porin family protein, whose translation is MSPKTPLILLICLLAASAAGAQQVEITPFVGFQFGGWLTDDHGFSFDELDIEESESFGLIADFAINRHAQIELLYSLQETELELLGFRRLRRSFDLDIEYFHVGFLWQWLPTEEIRPFVVGSLGAVNLNLEGGEDETRFSISFGGGVKLLFNDHTGVRFEGRFYNSFIEDDEEVFCNPDFCFAYEDTNLLFQFELKAGFILAF